AGGATCACCAGCCGCAAGAAGcacatttttcaaaaaagcaTTGAACCAAGAAGGGCCAGATTCTGGCTCTCTCTTGATTGTACCAGGCAGAGAAAAGCAGCAGATGGAATGTATTTTGTGCTTCAAATTTCTCCCACACTTGTCTAGCCAACCCACAGACCAGTGTGTGTAAACAGGAAGATGAGCTCTCATCTTGCTAAGCAACACTGGTGAATGAGAAAGCAATCTAATGGCTCTTGCCATCTCCAGTCGAAACCAGATGGACCTTTTCTTCCCGCCCCCGCTTCTCTTAAGAGAGGAAGAAGTCTTAATCTCCAGTAATACCTTTAGTCTGTCTGAAGGATCGATTCTTCCGAAGCACTCCAGAACTCCAGGAATTTGACCCAGGAGGGATTAAGTGACTAAAACcaaatttactttttaacatgATGCATTTAATCCTGTGATAAACACACAGCCCATCACTGTTGAAAAGATGCTCCAGCTTAAAAAATGCTGATCACTAAATGGGGGGCTCCTCAAACAAAATTCAGACTGTGAGGATAAGGAGAGCCCCCGAGAGGTGGATACAACAGGTGTTCCTGCTTTGGCAGTTTTCACTAGTGAGGAGAGGACAGTCTGATCCAGCTCTTTCTTACTGGATgttatgctcagtcgctcagtcatgtctgactctttgcagccccatggaacgtagcccgccatgctcctctgtccatggaattttccaggcaagaatactggagtgggttgccattccctattccaggggatcttcctgacccaggggttgaatccacatctcttgcatctcctgaattggcaagcagattctttaccactagggccacctggagtAGAAGGGGGTCCTGTGTCCAAGGACAGGGAATGATAGTCTCCAAACCGCAAAGCTGAGTTGCATCCCCAGAGTCAAGGGGTGACCAAGCTAAGTCCCAGAGTGGATTTGCAACAATGTGCTGCAGTGTTTAGGACACTTCATGAATCTCTAGAGAACAAAGCCTTCATTTAAGTCTTCATCCTTCTGGCCACTACTGGGTAATCGAGGGCAAATTCTCTAATTGACCTGTTTGAACTTTTTCTGAGAAAGTCAATCCCTGGACCTTTCTGACTCTGTTGGGTACTTCATGGACCCTCTAGATGTCCCTGGTGTTGGaagaccctccctccccacatgAACTGAAATACACTCCAACTGTGGCTGGTTAGGTTGCTTTATTTGCAGACTCAAGTTTGCTACATAAATCCACTGCATGGTCCAACACACGTATACTTGGCATAAAAGAAAGGACAATACAAAAATACAACTCTTGATAATAAATGAAACTGCCTTCAGCTCATGCCAGTTTATCCCAGTGGGAATGCCCATGTTTAAGATCAAAATAGGAGGGAATTTGAAATGAGGAGGTATGGAGGCCTCAGCCAGTGCCATTGCCTCTGTAAGATCCTGGGTTTTTCTTGGCTGTATGTTCATTTTTTCCACCTTCAGACCTGGTCACTTCCTCCTCTATGAAGGGGAAGAGAACCTCCCCAGGTTATGGAAGAACCTACAGAAGGAGCTGGGGCAGGGATTACACACAGTCAGAATCAAGTATAGACTTGGAATCCCACTTCCTTAGGGCACATCCAGCCTAGGCTATCGGCCTCTGGATGCCTCTGAAGAGAGGGTTAAGAAACTTGGGGTGGATCTATCTCTGGGAGAGGGTAAGACAGACACAAGGAGAGACTGAAGATGTTCTCTGTGGTCCCTCTTCAGCAGATTCCAGAAATGTCCCACTGATACCAGCTTCTATCTTCCCATCCCTGGTCCCTCCCCAGGCTTGAGCCCACCAAGATCCTTGGCTGTAAGAGCTCAGATTCCAGGTCTCTGAGGGAAGTCAGAACTGGTGCCGGTCCACTCCAGGAAATCTAAAGGGCTAGCATTTCTGAAAGGTGGGCAGGTCCCTGGAGTAGCAAGACGCTCTTCTGGTCCTTGGTGTATTCCCCAGGCAGAAGCTTAACATGACTGGGTGGGAAGCTTCAGGAGAGATGAGCCCTGTAACCAGTCTTCTAGGACCGAACAAGAGACAACATGTAGCCAGTGGGCCATCCCGTCACTCTCCAGGTGGGTGAGGGGGAACACTTGGGCAGAAGGGTGGAGATGGAGGACCAAGGAGGCAAGACAAGCCCAGggtcttttcctctctttgtcACAGGGGCTACTTAAACCACAGTGGAGCTTCACCCCACCCTTTGGGCTGAAAGATGCCAGAGAATTCATCTCTTGTATTTGTTTTGCTGCATCTAAGACCTTGGGGTGAATGTCACGCTCTTCTCAAAGACTGCCAGGCACTCGTCTGTGTATGTGGCAAACACTATCAGCAGTCCTATGACCTTAGTTAGCCTCAGTGTCTTGGACCAGAGCAGTCACGGAGACCCTGCATTTTAACCAcgggcacacatacacatacagagccCCAGACTTCTGGGTCTTGTATACTTGGGGGCAGATAGCAACAGAAGTTGAATTGGGAGGGATCTGTCGGTTGAACACACTGCTTTAGGCCTCTGACCTGACACTTGAACTTCAGTGCTGACTTTAAAGGATCATAGACATCACCCGCCAGAGCCCCATGGAGCTCTAGGATTTGCTGTGCATTAGAGCTGGGGCTTGGAGAATCCGCTCAAATCTCCCTGCCGGTGAAAACTGTGAGTTGCCTGGATCTGGGGTCTCTCCTCTGCTTGTCCTTCCCCCACTGTCCCTGCCACACACACTCTCAGGGCCTCAACCCCTCCCCACATTCCCTCTCCCCATCCAACCTCCACGGGGTGGGGCTCAAGTGGTAAGGATGAAACACACCTTCCTGCGTCATCTTCTCAGGTAACACCAGTGCATTTGGACAAGGGTCACCTCTGGCATTGGAAGGCCCCGGCAGGTGAGCACCTGGGTACCTGCCTCCTctcccaggcccctctctccacgTCCTCACACTCTGTCCCCCCACGAGCTTCTCTGAAAACCTCCTGGAGGTGAGTCTTCTTCCCACCAGCAGCCCAGCCGATGGCAGATGACCCCCCACATGCTTTCGGGGCTTATCCCCACATTCAGCTAGCAGCCCTGTTGGACTTGGCAgtcacaccaggctccctggaaACCAGAGAGGTCCTGTTATGGCCCAGACCTAGGGGCCCACGGCCCCACCCACCGTCCCCTCCAGCAGCAAGAGGCAGCTGCCTTGGCCAAAAGGGCAGCAGCCATGGAGCAGGCTCAGGCCTCGCCTCGTCCCGCACGTGGGTGATGGGGTGACCCGGCTAGGACAGCCCACCTGGGGGGGACCCTCCCACTCCAGGTGGGTGGGGGGTCTGGAAGGCCGGGTGGAGCCTTGTCAGGACCTCGGGATCCTCGCTCTTCCCGGAGGCCTCGGGGGCACCCAGCGGGTAGGCCTCCCGGGCCCGGCCGGTCCTGGCGCAGGTGAGGAAGGCCAGGCAGGCCCCGCGGAGGCGGGCCAGGTCCCTGTGCGTGGTCTCGCTGACGAAGCAGTAGAGCACGGGGTCGGCCACGCAGTTGAAGCTGGTGAGGAGCAGGGAGAAGTGGTAGGCATTGAAGATGCCCTTGGCGAAGTCGCAGCTGGACTCCCAGAGACTGCGCACCAGCAGCAGCGCGTGGTAGGGCAGGAAGCAGGCCAGGAAGATGACCACGGTGCTGAGCACTAGCCGCTGGATCTGGTCCTTGCGGCTCTTCTGGGTCCCGTGGCTGCGGCGCACGGCCCGCAGGATGCCCCGGTAGGAGGCCAGCAGCAGGCAGATGGGGAAGAGGAAGCCCACCAGGAAGCGGTAGTAGTTGATGCCGCGCTGGCGCGGCTGGAGCGGATAATGCTCGAAGCAGACGCGGTGCCGGTCGGCGTCTTCCACCACCTCCTCGTGCATGAGGAAGTAGATGCTGGTCAGCAGCTCCTTGGCCCAGATGAGCGCACTGACGCCCATGGCGGCCTTCAAGGTGCGGAACTGGTGGAAGCGGAAGGGGTGGGCCACGGCCAGGTAGCGGTCGATGGAGATGCAGCAGAGGAAGCCCACGCTGATGTAGATGTTCTCATAGAGCAGGATCCCGCACACCTGGCAGGACAGGTCGTCATGGGACCAGTGGTCGTGCTGCAGCACGTACTGCAGCCAGAAGGGGAGGGAGCAGATGTAGAAGAGGTCGGCCACCGTCAGGTTGCACAGGTACACGCCCAGCTCGTTCCGGGCCTTGATCTGCAGGTAGCCGTAGTAGAGGGACAGGCAGTTGGCCGGAAagcccaccaccagcaccatgacGTAGACCACCGGGGCCAGCGTCTGGTGGATGGTGTGGTCAATGTCACAGTTCATCGAGGCGTTGTCTGCCGTGACGTTCCCCATCTTCGGGCCTGCTGGGGCCTCACCCCCCATATGCTCAGGAATACGCCAGTCTCTCTGTGGCCATCTTATTTCTAGGATGTGGTTCAAGCTGCAGTGAAGGCTTGGCCTCACTGGTGATGCGTAAGCCCCTAAAAGTCAAAGGCAGAAAGGCTTAGGATAATAGAAGCTAACATTTATATAccacctaccatgtgccaggcattgctcTAAGTGcctcacttaatttttttccctaatgatTATCTTGATGCACACAGTTTTAACATcaattcttttgatattttttgcTTGTTCTGAAAAGGACACATTCATCCAAATTCCAttcaagcattttttttcctacttctctTTAAGATAGGCGATATTGTCATTTCTGTGCAAAGCAAAACACAACACATACTTTGTTTAATGAGGAGCTATTTGGGCATCATATGCAGATAAAGAGTAAACCTTAGGACAGTATAACCTAGACAGTGCTTGAAATAACAGTCATCCTACTTGAGCTTAAATAATGGTGACAGAACAAGCATTAGCcaggcagagaaaaaagaaactcaagCTGACAGCTCATTCATGTCGCTGAATCCATCGCTCATTGCAGAGCAGAAGGCAGTCGAGTGGTCGTGCTTGTGCCTTTCATATTGGTGTAGTGCctcaaaatttagaaaatgacCCAGCCCACGAACTCCAACTCAACTGCACTGAATATACAGAATGCACAGACCAAGACACCGACATGCGATTTCTGTCTCCCCATCCCCTTCCCTGGCCTCCTGTCCCTTATTTATTTTCCTGGTCCCTCAGTCCAGCAAGCAAGGCCTGGAGCTCTTGTGAACACCATCCCATCTCCCATCCCGAGCTGGCTCTCCAAGGTAAAGATCAAATTCAACCCACAAAACAGCACGGGCCCCAGACACTCTCTTCTGCCAACATTCAGCACCATCCACATTTTTCCTTCTTGCTCACAGGAATTTACCAGATCAGTCAACACTGAGGCCACAGCCTGTCCTGGGAGCTTCTTCAGACGGCACAAAAGAGACCCAACTTTGTTCACATCCTGCTgggcagtgacagactttattttcttgggctcccaaattacTACAGatagtgacagcagccatgaaatgaaaagacgctggctccttggaagaaaagctatgaccagcctagacagcatattaaaaagcagagacactactttctgacaaaggtcagtctagtcaaagctgtggtttttccagtagtcatgtatggttgtgagagttgagTCAAAAAgacagctgagagctgaagaattgaggcttttgaactgtggtgttggaggagactcttgagagtcccttggactgcagggagatcaaaccagtcaatctgaaaggaaatcagtcctgaagagtcataggaaggactgatgctaaagctgaagctccaatactttggtcacctgatgtgaagaactgactcattggaaaagaccctgatgctaggaaagattgaaggcaggaagagaacagaacgacagaggatgagatgtttggatggcatcaccgatgcgagggacatgagtttgagcaagctctgagagttggtgatggacagggaagcctggagtactgcagtccatggggtcacaaagagttggacacaactgagcaactgaactgaactactgtgCTCTGGCAAGAAAACAGGCCAAGCTTCCCACAGAGCACTGATATTTCTCCTCCACGGAATCAGGAACCCAGTACAGGGCACAAGGCACCGAGACATGAGCACCAGGCGAGGGTCAGCAGCTCACAGGCTGTGCAAGTCTTTACCCTTcctcagcttcagtttcctcatctataaaatggggataaagacACTTGCCCTCAGggtcaatatcagttcagttcaattcagtagctcagtcatgtccgactgtgaccccatgaatcgcagcacgccaggcctccctgtccatcaccaactcccagagttcactgagactcacatccatcgagtcagtgatgtcatccagccatctcatcctctgtcgtccccttctcctcctgcccccaatccctcccagcatcagagtcttttccaatgagtcagccctttgcatgaggtggccaaagtagtgcagtttcagctttagcatcattccttccaaagaaatcccagaatcAGGGCCACATAAAATATGTCAAATGGCATgccattctttctccagaggCAAAGAAGCAGAATAAAAGATGATAGTCTGACTTGCAGTAGTGAAAAGTTCATATTGTTGAGAATTTAATTAAGAAAGTGCTattgctgggcttccctagtggtccagtggttgagaaactgcctgccaatgcatggggCACGAGTTCAATCTAtgtctgggacgatcccacaggctgcagggcaaccaagcccttgcgccacaactactgagcctgcgccctagagcccattctccacaacgagagaagtcaccgcggtgagaagcccatgcaccgcaatgaagagcagcccccgcttgctgcaactagagaaagcccgagcacagcaactaagacccagggcaacccAAAAACCAAAGAGTTAaaaaagaggataaaagaaaatccTGTTGCTACATATACAAATGCATTTGAACAAGAGAGAATAAAAAATTTTTGCTGTAGGCCTACCTtacagattgggcttccctggtggctcagctggtaaagaatctgcctgcaatgtgggagacctgggttcaatccctgggttgggaagatcccctgggaagaaggctacccattccagtagtctggcctgaagaattccttggactgtagagtccatgcggtcacaaagagtcagacatgatgacggagcgactttcacttttccttttagaTTAATATACCAAAATGAAAAGCCTGAGCAGTTCTATCGATTTAAGACTCCTGGCTCAGATGAAAAACCTCACTGTGTCTAAATCAACCTTGTTCATAATCATCCTCCCAAGGAGAttttatagacatttttttttttttcctaatcaccTGCCCCCATGGAATGTTAATATCCTTAGATGTATAGAATATCTGTTTATGCACCATGGCCTTCTGGAGGGTGCCAAATCACTGTATTATTATATCTAAGATTATTTTCACCCCACCCTCTGAGAATGTATGGTCTATATGGCTGCAAATTCCAAGTGAACGGAGTCTGCATTAAGTTGTAGTTTTAGCAGATCAGTCTTGCCCTTTGCTCTCTCTTCACCATACATAGTCAAGCTGGGACTCATGGACCAGGAGGGAAACCCCTGCCACAATTGACAATGTCTCATCACCCTCCCTCCTGTGGGCTCCTAACTGACCCTGTGGGCACTGGAGCCAGGGCTCAGCCTGAAAACTGACAGAGCCTGCTAGGGAGGGTCCCAGAGATATCCCAGCCCAGCAGTTCCAGTCCTGGGGCTCATGGTAAACTTGAGGGGTTCCCCTGAAATCACATGCTCCATCTTGTAAATATTTAAGTATGTGCATTTTTCCTGGAAAAGGGTCCCGTGGCTTTCATGAGTCTCTAAAACAGGTGAGAGATGGGTCCAACCCAAAGCTGCACCCTCTTACCTGGATTCCCTGTGGCTCTCCCCATGGCCAAGCCACCCCCACTCCTGTGCTTAGTCGTGCTTgactatttgcaatcccatggactgtag
The nucleotide sequence above comes from Bubalus kerabau isolate K-KA32 ecotype Philippines breed swamp buffalo chromosome 19, PCC_UOA_SB_1v2, whole genome shotgun sequence. Encoded proteins:
- the GPR68 gene encoding ovarian cancer G-protein coupled receptor 1 isoform X1 yields the protein MGGEAPAGPKMGNVTADNASMNCDIDHTIHQTLAPVVYVMVLVVGFPANCLSLYYGYLQIKARNELGVYLCNLTVADLFYICSLPFWLQYVLQHDHWSHDDLSCQVCGILLYENIYISVGFLCCISIDRYLAVAHPFRFHQFRTLKAAMGVSALIWAKELLTSIYFLMHEEVVEDADRHRVCFEHYPLQPRQRGINYYRFLVGFLFPICLLLASYRGILRAVRRSHGTQKSRKDQIQRLVLSTVVIFLACFLPYHALLLVRSLWESSCDFAKGIFNAYHFSLLLTSFNCVADPVLYCFVSETTHRDLARLRGACLAFLTCARTGRAREAYPLGAPEASGKSEDPEVLTRLHPAFQTPHPPGVGGSPPDWLQGSSLLKLPTQSC
- the GPR68 gene encoding ovarian cancer G-protein coupled receptor 1 isoform X2 — protein: MGGEAPAGPKMGNVTADNASMNCDIDHTIHQTLAPVVYVMVLVVGFPANCLSLYYGYLQIKARNELGVYLCNLTVADLFYICSLPFWLQYVLQHDHWSHDDLSCQVCGILLYENIYISVGFLCCISIDRYLAVAHPFRFHQFRTLKAAMGVSALIWAKELLTSIYFLMHEEVVEDADRHRVCFEHYPLQPRQRGINYYRFLVGFLFPICLLLASYRGILRAVRRSHGTQKSRKDQIQRLVLSTVVIFLACFLPYHALLLVRSLWESSCDFAKGIFNAYHFSLLLTSFNCVADPVLYCFVSETTHRDLARLRGACLAFLTCARTGRAREAYPLGAPEASGKSEDPEVLTRLHPAFQTPHPPGVGGSPPGGLS